The stretch of DNA TGTAATAATCTGAATCCGAATGAGCTGCTGTCCACTCAAGTACTACCTACGAGAGGAGGACCATGGAAGAATATGTGCCAGATACAATTCAAGGAGCAACATATAAAGGATAAGATGGTTACTGGCTTGTCTGTGGAGGTTGGAAATGAGCGACAGACCCGATTTTGGGAGGATGTCTGGTTACTTTGTGGCTCTTTAAAAGATCAGTTCTTCAGGCTCTTCTCTGTTACAAACCAATGTGGATCTATTATAGGGGTTTGCGGATTTTGGGATGGGTTAGAGTGGATTTGGAACTTCCATTGGAAGCGAGAACTGTTTCAATGGGAGTTAGATCTCCTGAGTCAATTACACGAGGTTTTGAGACCTGTGAGACTAGTGAATAATAGAGAGGATAGAGTTGTGTGGAAATATGATAGACAGAGTATTTTTTTGACTAACTCATTTGTGTAGGTGTTGTAGGAGAAAATGCTTCCAGAGGATGTTACCAGTTACATCTTCACCAAGACCGTCTGGAAATGTTTAGTTCCACCAAGAGTGGAGCTGTTTACTTGGTTTGTATTGATAGGTAGAGTGAATACGAAGAAAAGACTAAGTTGATTTGGGATTAGTCGTCAGGAAGATAATGCATGTGTTTTATGTAACAAGGATGTTGAACAGGTCCACCACTTGTTTCTTGACTATGAATTTGCTTGGCAGGTGTGGAATACTTGGATGTCTGTGTTTGGCTATCAGTGGTCTTTCTCGGGTTCGATGAAGGAACATTTCTTGAGGTGGACAGAAGAGCCGAGGAAAAAAGAGGATCGAAAGCAGTGGTTGTTATGCTTTTGTGCGATCATTTGGAACATTTGGCTAGAAAGGAATcgaagaattttttaaaataacagcAAGTGTGTAGAAGAAATTATCACCATGACATTTCTTAACTGCAATGAGTGGAGATGTGTGGAtcttctttgttgttgatgaATTGACCAAAAATGACATGAAGATATTTTCTTGTGTTGTATTTGTGCTTTATTATCTGTTTGCAGTATTTGATTGGTTCTGTATGTTCCATTCTAGTAtgttaaattctttatttttttttttaaaaaataatgccaTTAATTAATCACTTAGTCTAATTCATTTTATGATTGTTTTTaatacagaaaagaaaatattcatTTTACTCTTTCCAGCATAAGTAGTTCATTTATCTTATTGATCTTTGGTGAAagtctaactttttttttcaggGAAAAAACATCACATATAAGAACCAGTTACcataaataatacaaataataacTATAATTTTAATGTAACTAATAATTGCAATATCACCAAGTAATAAGACAAAATAAATTTGTACGACAAAAACTATTGCTAGATCATCCAAATTAGGTTGTCAAAGCAAAAAAAGCTCAATTTGACAACGGTCGATCTCTCTTTTTATCTCTcaactaattaaattttttcaatcatatatttttaagtattaatggctaaacaataaaaattattgaaatatattttatttaaaaacaaaattaatgtgTATGTATCAATAGTGTTAGAAGATAATACTCGAGATATTAtcacattaataaaagaaaattaagcgaTTTAGCattattaaatttagagatttagagttttaaatttgTAGATTaaggtttttatttatttatttttaatattttttagtttcaaagaTTGATTAAGGATATTATTGTCtatttaaaaatcttttaaccctttttttctattttttcttaattttaataaaattgatctttcttaataattaattattgttagtgGTCCTTAAGATTAATCTttctttaaaagttaaaacagttaatatattattagctggattaatagtcaaatttgttcttgaaagatcacttattctttaaattagtcttcaaattatttttttagtcatGTTAGTTCTTGAAAGATAAAACGTAAGTTAAATTGGTCCTTCCTTTAGTTAGACGATGACGTATCACGTTAAATGCCACGTGTTACTATATGATTGATTGACGTGTCAGATCAGTGACACCTAACATGTCACGTgtcacttgacatgtaaaaaagttatttataatcaaaatagtcaTTGAAAGTTCAGAcgtaaattattttcattcttaaaattttaaaaattaatcaaattagttcttatatatatatttttatttttttcataatattaaatttaaaatattttttgatagtactaattttaatattatttttagatcttaataaacaaaattctctttagataaaaataattatttttaaattagtcctcaaataatttttttagttatattagtcCTTAAAAGATAAAACGTAAGTCAAATTGGTCCTTCCATTAGTTCGATGATGATGTGTCACGTTAAGTGCCACGTGTCACTAAATAATTTGTTGACGTGTTAGGTCAGTGACACCTATCACACCATGTGTCACTTGACaagtaaaaaagttatttataatcaaaataatctCTAAAAGTCCTAACAtaagtcattttcatcaaaataattactatattatttagtgagatttaaaatattaaatttttaaatatataatcaacaataatttgataaactcatttaaataaaacaaatttactataaaaaaaaagcttacaataaaaatgtaaaactttaaaattcaaatgacaaaataatttataataatttaattatttttattattttatgtaaagagaattttgtttattaaggtcaaaaaataatattaaaattagtactatcaaaaaatattttaaatttaatattatgaaaaaaattatataaggactaatttgattaatttttaaaattttaggaatGAAAATGATTTATGTTTAAACTTTTAGggattattttgattataaataacatttttacaTATTAAGTGATATGTGACGTGCTAAGTGTCACTGATTTGACACGTCAACCAATCATTTAGTGACACATAATACTTAACGTGACACGTCATTATGCCACGTCCACGTGACACTTAACGTGACACGTTATCATTTAACGAACGGAAGGACCAATTTGATTTACGTTTTATCTTTCAAAGactaatatgattaaaaaaattatttaaaaactaatttaaagaataaataatatttcaaatatgaatttgactattaattattgttagCTATTACATTTACATGCATACATCCTCGGTAAACGTGTATGCAAGTAATAACAAGGAATAAATGAATAATAGTAGCTAGAAAGAAAGTATGTGCTATAATGAAGAATTTGaaagattattaatttttaaatgaaaaattaataaagtaaaaaatgagaaaatttaattatcttttaatttaaataataaaatttctcactttttttattttaaaaggtcTTTTTCCAACTATTTGACTGCAGGTCTGAAGCTGAAGACACTCCTAAAGCTTTCTAATAAAAGTATGGAGATTATATTACATGTTGATCCGGACGACACAAAGGCAAATATCTTGGCTAATCTTATTGCAACTTCTCCTTTAGACAAAATCTCTAATGGACTTCGAAAACTTCCCGGTGCGTAAGATTAGATGAATGCccctaatttttaattaaatctaatGCAGTAGTGATGTTTTCTGgttcaaattgatataaattcgTTCAATTCTTTTTGAGAAATATCTATTATAAATAAATGGTTTTGACTgttattataaagaaaaaaaaaattatggctgattttaattttgtaaaaaaatggcTTTCCTAATGAAACCTATACATTTTTGCTTATTAGCTTTTCTATTTTCGCTTTCTTAAAACAGCTATAATAAGTTCAGTTACAcgtgtaatttaattttaatatactaataatataaaatagttttacacgTACATTCAATTATATaacattatattaataaaagtaaCTATTTTTTACATTAACGGCGTGAATAATCATTTAAAAGAATAGATatgattaaatttattttttaaaacaatggATATGATTAAATTCATTGTAAAAGGCTTttcacatcaaaattaaactctaaattcATATAGTGGTTTTTTTTCTTCTGGTTTTTTCTTTATGCGTCAATTATTAGATTCTTTCTTGAACTTGGTGGTTACTGAAATGTTATCAGGGAGTGAGAAAATATATGAGATGAAAAAGAACCATCATCTAGCATGTGAGATTCTGAAATGGTTGAGCAAAAAAATATCGGAATTAGACGAAACCAAGCTACATAAGTGCTTCGCTTACGACTCCATGTTGCATGCAGCAAAGTATGGACTTGTTGAGTTCATAGATTCAATGAGGCATGCAAATCCTGACCTTCTGTGGGCCATGGACAAAAATGAAAGAGGCATATTTTCACATGCAATTGCGTATCGTCATGACAGAGTTTTCAGATTCATTCATGAGATCGAGGGGCGTAAAGAGATGATTGCATCCCGTGAAGACGTCTTCGATAATAACATTTTGCATCTTGCAGCTGAACTAGGCCCTTCCTCTTACCTTGGCAGATTTCCCAATTCAGCATTGCAAATGCAAAAAGAACTTCAATGGTTTAAGGTCCTCTCTCTGACTCATAAGTGTGTGTCTATGCACTCACATTCATTTAATAACTGTTTGGTTtcatttttaatgatttttatttttatataaattttgtataaaaaaagaaaaataatagaaaaaacaaaaataaccttttcacacttttattaaaatttgtattacTAATCTTAAATGGTGAAAATTTAAGTATaaaacaagagagaattagagatttatatatatagtggtgcttatttgtataaaaatgtCTTTGTATATAAATTATAGGTAAGatgtagatattttttatattaaacagtttagttaaatatatcaaattatttaaccattttaaataattaattctcaTATGAAAACATCTAGTCATCATATCATATGTAGGCTATTATGACTTGTTCATCAAGTAATGATgttaaataacaataatagcTAGCTGCTACTGGCTATAACTGTTTCCAACTACTTCTAACAATCTCTAATAATTTCTATTAACCTTTAACTACTTTATCAGTTTTCTTATCACTTGAACTCTTACTATTCATCTTCTTATGAGTTATTCCCATTTTTCATCTATATATAAAAGATCAATTATCACAATTTATCTTTTCATCTATATATAGAAAACGGGATGAAAATGCAAATCAAACACAAACTACCTCTAGAGTTTACTTCTCTCTTTCAACGTGTACTTATGTATGTAactatgtatttatatatgtgTCATttcttaaaacatgaaaagatatcagacaaaaaaaatcatatgaaATAAACTGTCGCAGTTGTTGTTGCAATTCGGTTAGTGATTATGTCGCaaatatcaatttatttagacCATTATTATATCTATACATATGTATTTgtaatattagaatttttcttttccaaatATTTATTCAATTGGACTAAATTGTTCATAAACTAATATTTGTTCTAGAAATTTTGAATATTCACTTATTCAGTAGGAAATATAAATGAGCAATAATTATCATGTACCACATGCATGCAGGCGGTGGAAAGAATTGTGCCTGCCAAGTGCAAAGAAGCCAAAAATGCAGATGGCAAGAAGCCTCGTGAACTGTTTACCAAAACCCACGAGGAATTGGTAAAATCTGGTGAAAAATGGGCAAGAGATATTGCAGGTTCTTTTACACTCGTTGGTACTCTCATTATTACTATGATGTTTGCTGCAGCCTTCACTGTCCCAGGTGGAAACGATCAAAATACTGGCATTCCAATCTTTCTAAAAAAACGTGCTTTTAAAGTCTTCATCATAGCAGATGCAGTGTCTCTCATcacatcttcttcttctgttttGAGTTTCATTTGGATCCTCACTTCGCGATATGCTGAGAATGATTTTCTATGGAAGTTACCTGTCAAGTTACTTTTGGGCCTCATCACCCTCTTCTTTTCCGTGTTATCCATGATGATAGCCTTTGTGTCTGCACTTTTTATGATGCTAGAGGGGAATCGAGGTGTTGTGATAGCAACAACGTCACTTGCAGTTGTTCCAGTCTTGGTACTCATACCCACattgttgatcctcttctttGAGATTTTAGTATCTACATTAAGATCACCCAAATTACTCACTtctaagaaaaagaacaaaaaagatTAATCGATGAATGCTTTCTTTTGTCGTTAATTAGTTGTTTTATCtgtattttattcaatattaattagaatttgaaCTTATATAATGCTTTTGAAGAAGTTTCTTTTGTCAAAGAAGAAGGTTGAAACGAATAAAAATTCATTGTAAAAATTGAATAGTTTTCCTAtcctaaaatataaaatgatcAGTATTGTTTAGGCAAAAGCAAACAATTACTTGATTAATCTATCAATTTTGTTTCTATACGTGATTATGAATATATGAAGTGTCACACTTCACTAACCGCAAATTAGTAAATTACAAGCTCCCACCGAAATGACTATATATCATATCAATATTTAGCCATTCGTCAAACTGAACAGAAATTAGAAACAAGCATGGCATTGATGCTGGAAAGAATGAACTAGAATCTCTCAAACATTATGAACACAATTTATTCCACACTAATAATATATGTCTTCCAAAACAATAAGCAACACACGTATAAAGTAGAAACTATAAAAAACactaagaagatgaagagaccATACATATCATTCAAACAAGAGTTCACAAGCTGTAGAGTTCCTAGGAACCTTggatatcttttttaaaattttggatcCTATCTCCTTCACTTGAGGAACTCGAGCAACATATGGTCATTTCTTTAACACACTTACATTCTTTATTATATGTGTTGCAAATTGAATATCAACATCAGCACCAACAAAATTCTATAGAATAGAGGATCTTAGGTGCGACGAAAGGCATATGGTCATTTTCTTTAACACATTTGTATTTTCGGAAGTACCTTCAAGGAATTCAATATCTAAGTCAACAAAAATTTAGATAGGTTTATGTGtgactaaattgaaaaaaatagaataagcaATGATACATGACcagaaatattattatatttcgTCAGTATttgattaataataatttgtatttttacagatattttatacacaaaaattatataatttacatttatatttatcaaaattttacaCACATAAATCAATACATTCTACATCCacattttttagaatttacacatataaattagtaaaatttatttgttaacgATAATTTAGTGTTTGGACTGACTaaaataatgacaaaaatactaaaaaattttcaaataaaattctaGCTTACTCCCAAGTTGGTTGGATACGGATTTTAATACCCGTATCTAAGTAGTTCGACCCATGTGAATAAAAATACATGGAATGTGATTGATACTATTAGGCAAAATTTGTGCAGCCTAATTTTAGATTCCTTCTTATCTGATAGTGGATTGTAAACTAAACTTATGTCTATCAGATTTGAACACATACCATTATCAGGATCTATCGCTGAAGTTTTAGAGCTGGTTTCGTTGTTTTTATCAGGCGGCTAAAATTATTAGATTTCGACCTTCAATCTCTGAGTGTAATCTTCCAGTATCACACACGTTATGATTAGGATAACAGTTAAATAATTGACTTTAAactaaacaaatttaaaatttagaatttatttaaacTTACATAATGGCCACTGACCGCTCGTCAGCAAATCTCTTCTTGTTGGCTTTTAAAATATAGGAATACTTAAAAGTTCCTACCAGCATTGCTTCATGGTCCAACAATTTAGACTACAAATTAATAtatcaactaataaaataaatttgaagcCTTCATCATAAGTAAAATAGACCTCCAGTTCCTTCTTGATGTTTGGACGGTTCCACGACGTGAGGTTGTTGCACCCCTTACGAACGTCGCTCATCATCTATTAAAAACATTTGGCTATCCGGTGGTTGTAGATCTTCCGGATCATAAGATTATACTTCGCATCCCATATGAATTTCAACTGTACAAAGTAATTCACCAACATTAGTTAGTCAGAATAAAATACAGTTCAAataaagttaattaattaaacattATTGGATTCTTACCGCCCACTTTTGAAACCATTGATCTCTAGTCACAGCCGGAATCTGTGTGTAGGTCATAACGTCAAAGATATCTTGTGTGCAAGCAT from Arachis duranensis cultivar V14167 chromosome 4, aradu.V14167.gnm2.J7QH, whole genome shotgun sequence encodes:
- the LOC107485482 gene encoding ankyrin repeat-containing protein ITN1-like isoform X2 gives rise to the protein MAAATNINIASTGIVLEALTKDNYDNWSTLVKNYLVGQGLWRGIVEADQNNNNNKSETEEWISKNAKALHAIQLACGSENLSNIRKFEKAREAWNHLKISFSKDVRAFPDSDQKHGSQVHRLHSAVKRGYWNDAKSYINRYPDSIFCTASSTGRTVLHVAVASGKERIVKELVNMGNQRLLKMQDKRGYTALALVAELTDNVAMAEMMVVKGGEELLTIRTKQDDDEYVGGYINDHQNGEIPVLIASKKGHKEMTAYLFSKTPPSVFFEKGGRYGIILLTRCIYAEIFDVAASLIQHRLSGELRLDPESESVDLRPIYALAHMPSAFLSGTQLGLWQRYIYHCLKLKTLLKLSNKSMEIILHVDPDDTKANILANLIATSPLDKISNGLRKLPAKYGLVEFIDSMRHANPDLLWAMDKNERGIFSHAIAYRHDRVFRFIHEIEGRKEMIASREDVFDNNILHLAAELGPSSYLGRFPNSALQMQKELQWFKAVERIVPAKCKEAKNADGKKPRELFTKTHEELVKSGEKWARDIAGSFTLVGTLIITMMFAAAFTVPGGNDQNTGIPIFLKKRAFKVFIIADAVSLITSSSSVLSFIWILTSRYAENDFLWKLPVKLLLGLITLFFSVLSMMIAFVSALFMMLEGNRGVVIATTSLAVVPVLVLIPTLLILFFEILVSTLRSPKLLTSKKKNKKD
- the LOC107485482 gene encoding ankyrin repeat-containing protein ITN1-like isoform X1, giving the protein MAAATNINIASTGIVLEALTKDNYDNWSTLVKNYLVGQGLWRGIVEADQNNNNNKSETEEWISKNAKALHAIQLACGSENLSNIRKFEKAREAWNHLKISFSKDVRAFPDSDQKHGSQVHRLHSAVKRGYWNDAKSYINRYPDSIFCTASSTGRTVLHVAVASGKERIVKELVNMGNQRLLKMQDKRGYTALALVAELTDNVAMAEMMVVKGGEELLTIRTKQDDDEYVGGYINDHQNGEIPVLIASKKGHKEMTAYLFSKTPPSVFFEKGGRYGIILLTRCIYAEIFDVAASLIQHRLSGELRLDPESESVDLRPIYALAHMPSAFLSGTQLGLWQRYIYHCLKLKTLLKLSNKSMEIILHVDPDDTKANILANLIATSPLDKISNGLRKLPGSEKIYEMKKNHHLACEILKWLSKKISELDETKLHKCFAYDSMLHAAKYGLVEFIDSMRHANPDLLWAMDKNERGIFSHAIAYRHDRVFRFIHEIEGRKEMIASREDVFDNNILHLAAELGPSSYLGRFPNSALQMQKELQWFKAVERIVPAKCKEAKNADGKKPRELFTKTHEELVKSGEKWARDIAGSFTLVGTLIITMMFAAAFTVPGGNDQNTGIPIFLKKRAFKVFIIADAVSLITSSSSVLSFIWILTSRYAENDFLWKLPVKLLLGLITLFFSVLSMMIAFVSALFMMLEGNRGVVIATTSLAVVPVLVLIPTLLILFFEILVSTLRSPKLLTSKKKNKKD